A part of Phoenix dactylifera cultivar Barhee BC4 chromosome 2, palm_55x_up_171113_PBpolish2nd_filt_p, whole genome shotgun sequence genomic DNA contains:
- the LOC103713607 gene encoding classical arabinogalactan protein 9-like — MAFHAPTLALAISLALLSTCIAQSPASSPSATTNPPPATPATPPPTTTSPPPAANPPPAATPPPVTTPPPAAKPPPATPPPVATPPPATPPPVATPPPATPPPVATPPPATPPPVATPPPATPPPAVPPPPMAPPPAPVPPASPPAATPASSPLKATPSPAPATSAPTPSKIPSPLASPGPASALTPAAEPASSTTADSGAGVHGVGMGVLALVGAAVMLL, encoded by the coding sequence ATGGCCTTCCATGCGCCAACTCTAGCTCTAGCCATTTCCCTCGCCCTCCTCTCCACCTGCATTGCCCAATCACCGGCCTCCTCCCCCTCCGCCACCACCAACCCCCCGCCAGCCACCCCCGCCACACCCCCTCCAACCACCACCTCTCCTCCCCCCGCCGCCAACCCGCCACCCGCCGCAACTCCACCCCCTGTCACCACTCCACCGCCTGCCGCCAAGCCACCGCCGGCCACCCCGCCTCCCGTCGCCACTCCGCCACCAGCCACCCCTCCACCCGTCGCCACCCCGCCGCCGGCCACCCCTCCACCCGTCGCCACTCCGCCTCCGGCCACCCCTCCTCCAGTCGCCACTCCGCCGCCCGCCACCCCTCCACCGGCCGTGCCGCCGCCACCCATGGCACCGCCACCCGCTCCAGTGCCCCCAGCATCGCCGCCAGCTGCCACGCCCGCGTCCTCCCCTCTGAAGGCGACCCCTTCACCGGCTCCCGCCACCTCGGCACCGACTCCGTCGAAGATTCCGTCCCCCTTGGCTTCCCCTGGTCCGGCATCGGCGCTGACTCCAGCGGCGGAGCCAGCGTCGTCCACCACAGCTGATTCAGGCGCCGGTGTGCATGGTGTCGGCATGGGGGTGCTTGCATTGGTTGGGGCTGCTGTGATGCTTCTCTAG
- the LOC103713609 gene encoding protein mago nashi homolog isoform X1 encodes MAGNSGEQDEFYLRYYVGHKGKFGHEFLEFEFRPDGKLRYANNSNYKNDTMIRKEVFVTPAVLRECRRIIAESEIMKEDDNNWPEPDRVGRQELEIVTGNEHISFTTSKIGSLVDVQSSKDPEGLRIFYYLVQEKKKNGAKKINGHQSLSVFKSYILCSWISNFKHLL; translated from the exons ATGGCGGGGAACAGCGGCGAGCAGGACGAGTTCTACCTGCGATACTACGTCGGGCACAAGGGAAAGTTCGGGCACGAGTTCCTGGAGTTCGAGTTCCGCCCCGACGGCAAGCTTCGCTACGCCAACAACTCCAACTACAAGAACGACACCATGATCCGCAAAGAGGTCTTCGTCACCCCCGCGGTCCTCCGCGAGTGCCGCCGTATCATCGCCGAGAGCGag ATAATGAAGGAAGATGACAACAACTGGCCTGAGCCAGACCGGGTTGGGAGGCAGGAGCTGGAGATTGTGACGGGAAACGAGCATATCTCCTTCACCACATCTAAGATTGGATCCCTTGTAGATGTGCAGTCCAGCAAAGATCCAGAAGGGCTTCGCATCTTCTATTATCTTGTCCAG gaaaaaaaaaagaatggcgCCAAAAAGATTAATGGTCATCAATCTCTATCTGTGTTCAAATCATATATTCTCTGCAGTTGGATAAGTAATTTCAAGCATCTGTTATGA
- the LOC103713606 gene encoding blue copper protein-like: MAGVTALLVLLIAAVPAYASEYTVGDSQGWTSGVDYSTWVSDKTFKVGDTLLFQYGFLHSVDEVSESDYKACSTSNSMQSFSDQNTKIALSKPGTRYFICGTSGHCSGGMKLAVAVSGSSTSPSTPSSPEGSTPSPLTPSTPSNGDQPSSKTPATTTTTKINGATGSGFYCGSALLLGMLLVLGHALMG; this comes from the exons ATGGCTGGTGTAACAGCTCTCTTGGTTCTTCTCATAGCTGCTGTTCCGGCCTATGCCTCCGAGTATACGGTGGGGGACTCGCAGGGTTGGACGAGTGGTGTAGATTACAGTACCTGGGTTTCAGACAAGACCTTCAAGGTCGGCGACACCCTTT TGTTCCAGTATGGCTTCCTCCACAGCGTGGACGAGGTGAGTGAATCCGACTATAAGGCCTGCTCAACCAGCAACTCCATGCAAAGCTTCAGCGACCAGAACACCAAGATCGCTCTCTCCAAGCCCGGGACCCGTTACTTCATCTGTGGCACCTCTGGCCACTGCTCCGGTGGAATGAAGCTAGCCGTCGCCGTCTCAGGCTCCAGCACCAGCCCCAGCACCCCATCGTCACCCGAGGGATCGACTCCATCTCCATTGACACCGTCCACTCCTTCTAATGGCGATCAGCCTTCCTCCAAGACCCCAGCAACCACTACGACCACCAAGATCAATGGAGCAACGGGCAGCGGCTTCTACTGCGGGAGTGCTCTCTTGCTTGGAATGTTGCTAGTCCTGGGCCATGCACTTATGGGCTAG
- the LOC103713608 gene encoding putative glycerol-3-phosphate transporter 4, giving the protein MRRRPPGMRLARSLGAKEWSRNSHRCLVLVLTFVAYACYHASRKPTSIVKSVLDPDSHSARDYALSASSSFPLPWPFGPLFLPSNPLGRPHSHGWAPFDGTDGTAKLGEIDVAFLACYSIGMYAAGHLGDRLDLRLFLAAGMIGSGAFVGLFGMGYFWHLHVFGFYLAMQMLAGLLQATGWPSVVAVVGNWFGERKRGLIMGIWNAHTSVGNIGGSLLAASVLQYGWGWSFILPGALIALAGVLVFLFLAAYPEDLGFSSPRKKAQGGRDEEEGRVHDGGSEERGSAVGFVKACLIPGVIPFALCLFFAKLVAYTFLYWLPFYLSQTAIGGEYMSVKSAGNLSTLFDVGGIIGGILAGFISDQLKARATTAASFMYLAIPSVYAYHRYGSISKFVNIALMMITGLFVNGPYALITTAVSADLGTHCSLKGDSRALATVTAIIDGTGSVGAALGPLLTGFLSSSGWGSVFKMLMFGAFIAGALLSILVKAEIARLVQYWRNTSSDHSRQYRTEGSVVTPLLEGVTRQQ; this is encoded by the exons atgagaAGGAGGCCGCCGGGGATGAGACTGGCCCGAAGCCTGGGGGCGAAGGAGTGGAGCCGCAACTCCCACCGTTGCCTCGTCCTCGTCCTCACCTTCGTCGCCTACGCCTGCTACCACGCCTCCCGCAAGCCCACCAGCATCGTCAAATCCGTCCTCGACCCCGACTCCCACTCCGCTCGCGATTACGCTCTCTCGGCCTCATCCTCCTTCCCTCTCCCTTGGCCTTTCGgccccctcttcctcccttccaacCCCCTCGGGAGGCCCCACTCCCACGGGTGGGCCCCGTTCGATGGCACCGACGGCACCGCCAAGCTCGGCGAGATCGACGTCGCCTTCCTCGCCTGCTACTCCATCGGGATGTACGCCGCCGGCCATCTCGGCGACCGCCTCGACCTCCGCCTCTTCCTCGCCGCCGGCATGATCGGCAGCGGCGCCTTCGTCGGCCTATTCGGCATGGGCTACTTCTGGCACCTCCACGTTTTCGGCTTCTACCTCGCCATGCAGATGCTCGCCGGCCTCCTCCAGGCCACCGGCTGGCCCTCCGTCGTCGCCGTCGTCGGCAACTGGTTCGGCGAGCGGAAGAGAGGACTTATAATGGGAATCTGGAATGCCCACACCTCGGTCGGGAACATCGGCGGCTCGCTACTCGCCGCCAGTGTGCTCCAGTACGGGTGGGGCTGGTCCTTCATTCTTCCGGGGGCTTTGATTGCCCTCGCTGGGGTTCTTGTGTTCCTGTTCTTGGCGGCATACCCGGAGGATCTTGGGTTTTCTAGCCCTCGAAAGAAGGCCCAAGGGGGAAgagatgaggaggagggtcGAGTGCATGATGGAGGAAGTGAGGAGAGAGGGAGTGCTGTGGGGTTTGTGAAGGCTTGCTTGATCCCCGGAGTGATACCATTCGCACTCTGCCTCTTCTTCGCGAAGCTCGTGGCCTATACGTTCTTGTACTGGCTGCCATTTTACCTTAGCCAGACTG CTATAGGGGGTGAGTACATGTCAGTTAAGTCTGCAGGAAACCTTTCAACTCTTTTTGATGTGGGCGGAATCATCGGTGGGATCCTTGCCGGCTTCATATCTGACCAACTCAAAGCTAGGGCCACTACAGCAGCCAGCTTCATGTATTTGGCTATTCCTTCCGTTTATGCCTATCACAGATATGGAAGCATTTCAAAGTTTGTGAACATTGCACTGATGATGATTACTGGCTTATTTGTTAATGGGCCTTATGCTCTCATAACAACTGCTGTTTCTGCGGACCTTGGAACCCATTGCTCACTTAAGGGAGATTCTCGAGCATTGGCAACTGTTACTGCCATCATAGATGGGACAGGATCAGTTGGTGCAGCTCTAGGGCCACTTCTAACCGGATTTCTATCAAGTAGTGGATGGGGTTCTGTTTTCAAGATGCTCATGTTCGGGGCATTCATTGCTGGTGCTCTTTTGTCCATTCTAGTTAAAGCAGAAATTGCGCGGTTGGTCCAGTATTGGAGAAACACCAGTTCTGATCATTCAAGACAGTATCGAACTGAAG GTTCTGTTGTCACACCACTTCTAGAAGGGGTCACTCGACAACAATGA
- the LOC103713609 gene encoding protein mago nashi homolog isoform X2, producing MAGNSGEQDEFYLRYYVGHKGKFGHEFLEFEFRPDGKLRYANNSNYKNDTMIRKEVFVTPAVLRECRRIIAESEIMKEDDNNWPEPDRVGRQELEIVTGNEHISFTTSKIGSLVDVQSSKDPEGLRIFYYLVQDLKCFVFSLISLHFKIKPIQS from the exons ATGGCGGGGAACAGCGGCGAGCAGGACGAGTTCTACCTGCGATACTACGTCGGGCACAAGGGAAAGTTCGGGCACGAGTTCCTGGAGTTCGAGTTCCGCCCCGACGGCAAGCTTCGCTACGCCAACAACTCCAACTACAAGAACGACACCATGATCCGCAAAGAGGTCTTCGTCACCCCCGCGGTCCTCCGCGAGTGCCGCCGTATCATCGCCGAGAGCGag ATAATGAAGGAAGATGACAACAACTGGCCTGAGCCAGACCGGGTTGGGAGGCAGGAGCTGGAGATTGTGACGGGAAACGAGCATATCTCCTTCACCACATCTAAGATTGGATCCCTTGTAGATGTGCAGTCCAGCAAAGATCCAGAAGGGCTTCGCATCTTCTATTATCTTGTCCAG GATCTTAAATGCTTCGTGTTCTCTCTAATTTCACTGCACTTCAAGATAAAACCCATCCAATCCTAA